One stretch of Corvus moneduloides isolate bCorMon1 chromosome 16, bCorMon1.pri, whole genome shotgun sequence DNA includes these proteins:
- the GNG13 gene encoding guanine nucleotide-binding protein G(I)/G(S)/G(O) subunit gamma-13 has product MDEWDLPQWKKEVESLKYQLAYKREMSSKTIPEFVKWIEDGIPEDPFLNPELMKNNPWVEKGKCTIL; this is encoded by the exons ATGGACGAGTGGGATCTCCCACAGTGGAAAAAAGAGGTGGAAAGCCTCAAGTACCAGCTGGCCTACAAGAGGGAGATGTCCTCCAAGACCATACCTGA GTTTGTGAAGTGGATCGAGGACGGCATTCCTGAAGATCCCTTCCTGAACCCGGAGCTGATGAAGAACAACCCCTGGGTGGAGAAAGGCAAATGCACCATCCTCTGA